From Neobacillus sp. PS2-9, the proteins below share one genomic window:
- a CDS encoding LacI family DNA-binding transcriptional regulator, translated as MATIKDIAQLAGVSIATVSRVLNYDNSLSVSDETKKRIFEVAEELSYKKKSVRKQESGKIALLQWYTEKEELEDLYYMSIRLGVENRCRYHGIQVEKYFQDNIEDLKEAEDIQGLIAIGKFSSKQVSELEKRTKNLVFVDTSPDEERFDSVVIDFEKATKKVLDHLIDKGHRDIGYIGGREVFKDKTSAIEDAREKTFKQYLAEKDLLNEAVMYNGTFSVDGGHSLMKRAIMEHGDRLPTAFFAANDSIAVGALRALLEEGIAVPGRVNIIGVNDISISKYVFPSLSTVKVYTELMGETAVDTLLERIEGRKIAKKIYIGTKLILRNSSF; from the coding sequence ATGGCAACTATTAAAGATATTGCACAATTGGCGGGGGTTTCGATTGCTACTGTGTCGCGGGTATTGAACTATGACAACTCGCTTTCCGTCAGTGATGAAACGAAGAAGCGAATTTTTGAAGTAGCAGAGGAGCTTTCCTATAAAAAGAAGTCTGTTCGGAAACAGGAGTCAGGGAAAATTGCGCTCCTGCAATGGTACACGGAAAAAGAGGAACTCGAAGACCTGTATTATATGTCCATTCGTCTCGGCGTTGAAAACCGATGCCGTTATCATGGAATTCAGGTAGAAAAGTACTTCCAGGACAATATTGAGGATTTAAAGGAAGCGGAGGACATTCAAGGGCTTATTGCAATTGGAAAGTTCAGTAGCAAGCAAGTGAGTGAATTGGAAAAACGAACAAAGAATCTCGTTTTTGTGGATACCTCTCCCGATGAGGAACGCTTTGATTCAGTTGTCATTGATTTTGAAAAGGCAACTAAGAAGGTGCTTGATCATTTAATTGATAAAGGGCATAGGGATATTGGCTATATTGGCGGAAGAGAAGTATTCAAGGATAAGACTTCTGCAATTGAAGATGCAAGGGAAAAGACGTTTAAGCAGTATTTAGCAGAGAAGGATTTACTGAACGAAGCGGTGATGTATAATGGAACCTTTTCCGTGGATGGTGGCCATTCGTTGATGAAGAGGGCAATCATGGAACATGGAGACCGACTGCCGACTGCCTTTTTCGCAGCGAATGATTCGATTGCTGTGGGTGCATTACGAGCGTTGCTAGAGGAAGGAATTGCTGTCCCTGGGCGAGTGAACATTATTGGAGTCAACGATATTAGCATATCGAAGTATGTGTTCCCATCTTTAAGCACGGTGAAAGTATACACTGAACTCATGGGTGAAACGGCTGTTGACACGCTGCTCGAAAGAATTGAAGGTAGAAAAATTGCTAAGAAAATTTACATTGGCACGAAGCTCATCCTACGCAATAGCAGCTTCTAA
- the galT gene encoding UDP-glucose--hexose-1-phosphate uridylyltransferase, with protein sequence MINQLVQHLIDQALAVQLIEREDEIYARNQILSLLSLTEFKIEDFAEKNSLEIPDLLDAIVDYACEQEIIEDLFDAKEIFSSKIMNCLIARPSTVNQIFIEKYKQDPKAATDYFYELSKNSNYIQMKRIGNNIEYKAATGYGDIDITINLSKPEKDPRSIVLERMVEKVDYPKCLLCVENEGYAGRIGHPARSNHRMIRLKLLDKTWYLQYSPYVYYNEHCIVLSETHTDMKISRETFLRLLTFVDQFPHYFVGSNADIPIVGGSILSHDHYQGGQYEFAMAKAEDDWTFEMVGFPQVAASIVKWPMSVIRLRSAQISELVEAGAYVLAKWKNYSDEQVGILAWTGETPHNTITPIARKKGDTYELDLVLRNNRTNDEHPMGIFHPHADVHHIKKENIGLIEVMGLAVLPARLKDELVEVEQFILGKGETVADYHDSWAEELKTRYYGVASENNVESLVRKEIGKKFLKALEDAGVFKRDEAGMEGFKRFIQSL encoded by the coding sequence ATGATCAATCAACTAGTTCAACATTTAATCGACCAAGCGCTGGCAGTCCAATTAATCGAGCGGGAAGACGAAATCTATGCACGAAATCAAATTCTTTCATTGTTAAGTTTAACGGAATTTAAAATAGAGGATTTTGCAGAGAAAAACAGCTTGGAAATCCCGGATTTACTTGATGCTATCGTGGATTATGCCTGCGAACAAGAAATCATAGAAGATTTGTTTGATGCGAAGGAAATTTTCTCGAGTAAAATCATGAACTGCTTGATTGCCCGTCCATCAACCGTTAATCAGATCTTTATTGAAAAATATAAACAAGACCCAAAGGCAGCAACAGACTATTTTTATGAGCTTAGCAAGAATAGTAATTATATCCAGATGAAGCGGATAGGTAACAACATTGAGTATAAGGCAGCGACGGGATATGGCGATATAGATATTACGATCAATCTATCCAAGCCTGAAAAAGATCCACGCAGCATCGTGCTTGAGAGAATGGTGGAAAAAGTCGACTATCCTAAGTGCTTACTTTGTGTGGAAAACGAAGGGTATGCCGGCAGGATCGGCCACCCGGCACGCTCGAATCACCGCATGATTCGTTTAAAGCTTCTCGATAAGACCTGGTATTTACAGTATTCACCGTATGTGTATTACAACGAGCATTGTATCGTGCTGTCAGAAACACATACAGATATGAAAATCAGCCGGGAGACCTTTTTACGTTTATTAACCTTTGTCGATCAATTTCCACATTATTTTGTCGGCTCGAATGCAGATATTCCAATTGTAGGCGGTTCTATTCTGTCGCATGATCACTATCAGGGCGGTCAGTATGAGTTTGCGATGGCAAAGGCGGAAGATGATTGGACGTTCGAGATGGTTGGGTTTCCACAGGTGGCGGCCTCTATTGTGAAATGGCCAATGTCCGTCATCCGTCTGCGCTCTGCACAAATTAGCGAGCTTGTAGAGGCGGGAGCTTATGTTTTAGCCAAATGGAAAAATTACAGTGATGAACAGGTCGGAATTTTGGCATGGACGGGTGAGACACCGCACAATACCATTACGCCGATTGCTCGTAAAAAAGGCGATACCTATGAACTCGATTTGGTCCTGCGAAATAATCGGACGAATGACGAGCACCCAATGGGGATTTTCCATCCACATGCAGATGTTCATCATATTAAAAAAGAAAATATTGGTCTGATTGAAGTCATGGGACTCGCTGTTTTACCAGCCCGTTTAAAGGATGAGCTTGTAGAAGTCGAACAGTTTATTCTCGGTAAGGGTGAAACGGTTGCGGACTATCATGACAGCTGGGCGGAAGAATTGAAGACACGTTATTATGGAGTGGCAAGTGAAAATAATGTAGAATCCCTGGTTAGAAAAGAAATCGGGAAGAAGTTTCTAAAGGCATTAGAGGATGCAGGTGTCTTTAAGCGCGATGAAGCGGGTATGGAAGGATTCAAGCGATTTATCCAATCTTTATAG
- a CDS encoding galactokinase, with protein MNVTTLNKTFLDLFHGLPRQAFFAPGRINLIGEHTDYNGGHVFPCAITYGTYAVARKREDQLVRLYSVNFPDKGIIEFDLKQLDYDKQHNWANYPKGMIRYIVEAGYEIPSGFECAINGNIPNGAGLSSSASIELLTGVLVNGLFGLEIPRLELIKLGKRVENEFIGVNSGIMDQFAIGMGKVDAGILLDCQTLQYEYAPIQLKNQKIIIMNTNKRRELADSKYNERRGECEEALAQLQERLPIEALGQLSEAEFDENQFLITNEVVRKRVKHAVYENRRTLRALEELKTGNLEAFGQLMNQSHVSLRDDYEVTGMELDRLVEAAWNQPGVLGARMTGAGFGGCAIAIVANEEVDNFIANVGVTYADKVGYQANFYVASIGDGAKEIEMEESI; from the coding sequence ATGAACGTCACAACGCTGAATAAAACATTCTTAGACTTATTTCATGGCTTACCTAGACAGGCATTTTTTGCCCCAGGCAGAATCAATTTAATTGGCGAACACACGGATTATAATGGCGGCCATGTTTTTCCATGTGCGATTACATACGGGACTTATGCGGTAGCAAGAAAGCGTGAAGACCAATTGGTACGCCTGTATTCGGTTAATTTTCCTGATAAAGGAATCATTGAATTTGATTTGAAACAACTAGATTACGATAAACAACATAACTGGGCGAACTATCCAAAAGGGATGATTCGCTACATCGTGGAAGCAGGGTACGAAATCCCATCAGGATTCGAGTGCGCGATTAATGGAAATATTCCTAATGGAGCAGGACTATCATCCTCCGCATCCATTGAATTGTTAACAGGCGTATTAGTGAATGGACTGTTCGGATTAGAAATCCCTCGTCTCGAATTAATTAAACTTGGCAAGCGGGTAGAGAACGAATTTATTGGTGTGAACAGCGGTATCATGGATCAATTTGCAATCGGAATGGGCAAGGTGGATGCCGGTATTTTGCTAGATTGCCAGACACTTCAATATGAGTATGCTCCTATTCAACTTAAAAATCAGAAAATTATAATCATGAATACAAACAAGCGCAGGGAGTTAGCAGACTCCAAATACAACGAGCGAAGGGGAGAATGTGAAGAGGCGTTGGCACAGCTTCAGGAAAGGCTCCCAATTGAGGCTCTTGGACAGCTTTCAGAAGCAGAGTTTGATGAAAATCAATTCTTAATTACGAATGAGGTTGTTCGCAAACGGGTGAAACATGCTGTATATGAGAATCGTAGAACTTTGAGGGCGCTGGAGGAGTTAAAGACCGGAAACCTGGAAGCATTCGGACAGTTGATGAACCAATCGCATGTGTCATTACGGGATGATTATGAAGTGACAGGTATGGAGCTTGACCGTTTAGTAGAAGCTGCATGGAATCAGCCGGGAGTCCTAGGCGCACGAATGACAGGGGCAGGCTTTGGTGGCTGTGCCATAGCGATTGTTGCTAATGAAGAGGTTGACAACTTTATTGCAAATGTTGGTGTAACCTATGCGGACAAAGTTGGCTATCAGGCAAATTTCTATGTAGCGAGTATCGGTGATGGGGCCAAGGAAATTGAAATGGAGGAATCGATTTAA
- a CDS encoding aldose epimerase family protein has translation MEILERWVGQYQDEMVREYTFVNDSGMTVSCLNFGCVITKIMVPDRQGKFENVVLGFEEFEDYLDLSPYFGAVVGRVAGRIQGARFELDGQEYRLAENQPPNHLHGGKKGFNSVIWKTEKIVEEHAVGLKLFYLSPDGDEGYPGNLETTVTYLLNNKNELSITFKGKTDQKTLVNLNNHTYFNLSGNLKRDCSEHILQLESDRFLELGADLIPTGRVLASRNTPFDFQHGRRLSTGIQSSYPQNVLVGKGYDHPLVFTKEGENTVMLSDEESGRSLLVTTNQPCVVVYTANHLEAPYSISGVRARNYLGVCLETQGFPDAIHHPAFPTVILEPQDLYYSTTTYRFFANTLGV, from the coding sequence ATGGAAATACTAGAAAGATGGGTTGGTCAGTATCAGGATGAAATGGTAAGGGAATATACCTTTGTGAACGATTCAGGCATGACGGTCTCCTGCTTGAATTTTGGGTGTGTAATTACGAAGATTATGGTTCCTGACCGTCAGGGGAAGTTTGAGAATGTGGTCCTCGGTTTTGAGGAATTCGAGGATTATTTGGACTTGTCTCCATACTTTGGAGCGGTTGTCGGCCGAGTTGCGGGGCGTATTCAAGGTGCTCGGTTTGAACTGGATGGACAGGAATACCGGCTGGCAGAAAATCAGCCGCCTAACCATTTACATGGGGGGAAGAAGGGCTTTAATTCTGTGATTTGGAAAACGGAAAAAATCGTGGAAGAACATGCAGTTGGTCTGAAACTTTTCTACTTAAGTCCAGATGGGGATGAGGGATATCCAGGTAACCTGGAAACAACGGTCACTTATCTTCTAAATAATAAAAATGAGCTGAGTATAACCTTCAAAGGGAAAACGGACCAAAAAACGTTAGTTAATTTAAACAATCATACCTATTTTAATTTAAGCGGAAATCTTAAAAGGGATTGTTCTGAGCATATTCTCCAGTTAGAAAGTGACCGCTTCTTGGAGTTAGGGGCTGATTTGATTCCGACCGGGAGAGTACTAGCTTCTCGAAATACACCATTTGACTTCCAGCATGGCCGGAGATTGAGTACGGGGATCCAATCCTCTTATCCACAAAATGTTCTTGTTGGAAAAGGCTACGACCATCCGCTTGTTTTTACAAAAGAGGGTGAGAATACGGTCATGTTAAGTGATGAGGAAAGTGGACGCTCATTGCTGGTGACGACCAATCAGCCATGTGTCGTTGTTTACACAGCAAACCATTTAGAGGCACCGTATTCCATATCAGGTGTCCGTGCTAGAAATTATTTAGGCGTTTGCTTGGAAACACAAGGATTTCCTGATGCTATTCATCATCCAGCATTTCCAACTGTTATCTTGGAGCCGCAAGATTTATACTATTCTACAACGACGTATCGTTTTTTTGCTAATACATTAGGAGTTTGA